A single Hippocampus zosterae strain Florida chromosome 17, ASM2543408v3, whole genome shotgun sequence DNA region contains:
- the fahd1 gene encoding acylpyruvase FAHD1, mitochondrial, with protein sequence MSTRNISRFWEWGRKIICVGRNYAEHAKELKNAVPTEPVLFLKPPSAYVREGSPIVLPFYSSNLHHEVELGVVIGKGGAAIPQSAALEHVAGYALCLDMTARDVQDECKSKGLPWTLAKAFDTSCPVSEFIPKERVPEPGNVKLWLKVNSQLRQSGCTSDMIFSIPYLVSYISDFITLEEGDLILTGTPKGVSAVQEHDEVQAGIDGLVTMTFTVERKNH encoded by the coding sequence ATGTCGACAAGAAATATCTCCCGATTTTGGGAATGGGGGAGGAAGATAATTTGCGTGGGCAGAAACTACGCGGAGCACGCCAAAGAGCTGAAAAACGCAGTCCCCACGGAGCCGGTACTGTTCTTGAAGCCGCCTTCCGCCTACGTTCGGGAGGGCTCGCCCATCGTTTTGCCCTTCTACTCCAGCAACCTGCACCACGAGGTGGAGCTCGGCGTCGTGATCGGCAAGGGGGGCGCGGCCATCCCACAGTCCGCCGCTTTGGAACACGTCGCCGGCTACGCGCTGTGCTTGGACATGACGGCCCGGGACGTGCAGGATGAGTGCAAGTCCAAAGGTCTTCCCTGGACGCTGGCCAAGGCCTTCGACACCTCCTGCCCTGTGAGTGAGTTCATCCCCAAGGAGCGCGTCCCCGAGCCGGGCAACGTCAAGTTGTGGCTGAAGGTCAACTCGCAACTGAGACAGAGCGGCTGCACCTCCGACATGATCTTCTCAATCCCGTACCTCGTCAGCTACATCAGCGACTTCATCACCTTGGAGGAGGGCGACCTGATCCTCACCGGGACCCCCAAGGGGGTGTCGGCCGTGCAGGAGCACGACGAGGTGCAGGCGGGCATCGATGGACTCGTCACGATGACCTTCACAGTTGAGAGGAAAAATCACTAA
- the hagh gene encoding hydroxyacylglutathione hydrolase, mitochondrial, which translates to MLLKSLVGSACTLLGVSTALKLAPVEVKAQAAALLHSTVRKTSVVEQANMRVELLPALSDNYMYLLIDTDTKEAAIVDPVEPVKVVEAVRKHGVRLTTVLTTHHHWDHAGGNEKMVKLMPGLKVYGGDDRVDAITKKVSHGNNLKVGSLNVKCLFTPCHTTGHICYYVTKDDSSEPPAAFTGDTLFVAGCGKFFEGTAEQMYKALIEILGRLPAETRVYCGHEYTVSNLKFARHVEPDNEVIQKKLAWAKEQCSNGEPTIPSTLADEFTFNPFMRVKEKSVQDHVKQTDPIEAMRFLRKEKDTFRVPKE; encoded by the exons ATGTTACTCAAGTCACTCGTAGGGAGTGCCTGCACTCTACTAGGAGTTTCCACAGCCTTAAAACTCG CGCCTGTGGAAGTCAAGGCCCAAGCAGCGGCTCTCCTGCACAGCACTGTGAGGAAAACATCAGTGGTGGAGCAAGCCAACATGAGGGTTGAACTTTTGCCTGCTCTCAGTGACAATTACATGTACTTGCTCATCGACACGGACACCAAAGAAGCAGCAATAGTGGACCCGGTGGAACCTGTCAAG GTTGTGGAGGCAGTCAGAAAACATGGCGTCAGGCTCACAACAGTTCTGACCACCCATCACCACTG GGATCACGCAGGTGGGAATGAGAAGATGGTAAAGCTCATGCCCGGCCTGAAAGTATACGGAGGAGATGATCGCGTCGATGCCATAACAAAGAAAGTCTCGCACGGCAACAATTTAAAA GTTGGCTCGCTTAACGTCAAATGTCTGTTCACGCCGTGTCACACAACTGGTCATATCTGCTACTACGTCACCAAAGATGACAGCTCTGAGCCTCCAGCAGCCTTCACAG GGGACACATTATTTGTTGCCGGCTGCGGGAAATTCTTTGAGGGCACCGCCGAGCAGATGTACAAAGCCTTGATTGAAATTCTGGGACGCCTGCCTGCTGAAACG CGAGTCTACTGTGGTCATGAGTACACTGTCAGCAACCTGAAATTTGCACGCCACGTTGAGCCAGACAATGAAGTCATTCAAAAGAAGCTAGCATGGGCAAAG GAGCAATGCAGCAATGGCGAGCCTACAATCCCATCCACTTTGGCGGATGAATTTACCTTTAACCCATTTATGAGAGTCAA AGAGAAGTCAGTACAAGATCACGTGAAGCAGACCGATCCAATCGAAGCCATGAGGTTTCTTCGTAAAGAGAAGGACACCTTCCGAGTGCCCAAGGAGTGA
- the narfl gene encoding cytosolic Fe-S cluster assembly factor narfl has protein sequence MASVFSGVLQLTDLDDFITPSQECVKPVKIEKKQGKSVAKIQIEDDGTYVQINQAGQKQKLEKAKITLNDCLACSGCITSAESVLITQQSHEELFKVLRNNKASATEKKVVVVSVSPQSRASLAAFYGLSSSEVGRRLTSFFKGLGVHHVFDTSFSRTFSLLENQREFVERFQRKEQDSRALPMMTSACPGWICYAEKTHGDFILPYISTTRSPQAMMGSLVKGYFAEQQGLSPQQIYHVAVMPCFDKKLEASRPDFYLNKAESREVDCVITSGEVQKMLEEEKVTLNEIQDGPLDTLFNNVKDGEFLSHAGSGSGGYLHHVFTYAAKQIFGEETKELTYKILRNKDFQEVTLEKDGAVVLSFASTYGFRNIQNLVQKLKRGKSPYHFVEVMACPSGCLNGGGQLKPSPGENPKEFLQRVEALYKAEVAQTPEDDARVAELYQSWLHSVGEEHARELLHTNYHAVEKMTNGLTMKW, from the exons ATGGCTTCTGTCTTTAGCGGAGTGTTGCAGCTGACAGATCTCGACGATTTTATCACACCATCTCAG GAATGTGTCAAACCTGTAAAAATCGAGAAGAAACAGGGCAAGTCTGTGGCCAAAATCCAGATAGAAGATGATGGCACTTATGTCCAAATCAACCAA GCCGGGCAGAAGCAGAAGCTTGAGAAAGCAAAAATCACACTGAACGACTGCTTGGCTTGTAGTGGATGTATAACATCGGCTGAGAGTGTCCTCATCACACAGCAGAGCCATGAGGAACTCTTCAAAGTACTGCGCAACAACAAG GCGAGCGCCACAGAGAAGAAAGTGGTGGTGGTCTCAGTGTCACCTCAGTCCAGAGCATCCCTCGCTGCATTCTACGGGCTCAGCAGCAGCGAGGTGGGAAGGAGGCTCACCTCTTTCTTCAAAGGCCTAG GCGTCCATCACGTGTTTGACACAAGCTTCAGTCGGACCTTCAGCCTGCTGGAGAACCAGAGAGAGTTTGTGGAGCGTTTCCAAAGGAAGGAGCAAGACAGCCGAGCATTGCCCATGATGACATCAGCATGTCCAG gTTGGATCTGCTATGCAGAGAAGACACACGGAGATTTTATTCTTCCTTACATCAGCACCACTCGCTCCCCTCAGGCGATGATGGGCTCTCTGGTTAAAGGCTATTTTGCAGAACAACAG GGCCTGAGCCCACAGCAAATCTATCACGTGGCGGTGATGCCCTGCTTCGATAAGAAACTTGAGGCTTCCAGGCCGGACTTCTACCTGAACAAAGCGGAGAGCAGAGAAGTGGACTGCGTCATCACGTCCG GAGAAGTTCAGAAAATGCTGGAAGAGGAAAAAGTGACTCTTAATGAGATACAAGACGGCCCTCTCGATACTCT TTTCAATAACGTGAAAGACGGCGAGTTCCTGAGCCACGCCGGCAGCGGCTCGGGCGGTTACCTCCATCACGTCTTCACCTATGCGGCCAAGCAGATTTTTGGAGAGGAGACCAAGGAACTCACCTACAAGATCCTCAG GAATAAGGACTTCCAGGAGGTGACGCTGGAGAAGGATGGCGCAGTGGTGCTGAGTTTCGCATCAACGTACGGCTTCCGTAACATCCAGAACCTGGTGCAGAAACTCAAGAGGGGGAAGTCGCCATACCACTTTGTGGAGGTTATGGCCTGTCCCTCAG GTTGTCTTAACGGCGGCGGGCAATTGAAACCCTCCCCTGGGGAGAACCCAAAAGAGTTCCTCCAGAGGGTGGAGGCACTCTACAAAGCAGAAGTGGCACAAACGCCGGAAGACGACGCCCGCGTGGCCGAGCTGTACCAGTCGTGGCTGCACAGCGTGGGCGAAGAGCACGCCAGAGAGCTGCTGCACACCAACTACCACGCCGTGGAAAAGATGACCAACGGACTCACGATGAAATGGTGA